The Coffea arabica cultivar ET-39 unplaced genomic scaffold, Coffea Arabica ET-39 HiFi ptg000030l, whole genome shotgun sequence genome contains the following window.
AATCACATGACTTGGGTCgggatgatatttcttgagcATAGATACGTGGAAGACATTATGAATCCTGCTCATGCTAGAAGGTAAATCCAGCTGATAAGCCACTTTTCCAACTCGTTTAAGAACTTCAAAGGGTCCAATGTACCTCGGCTTtaatttctttccctttttggaTATTACCCCTCCTTTCATAGGTTTTACTCTTAGAAAGACTTTATCTCCTACTTCAAATTCTAAGTCTTTTCTTCGGTGATCTGCGTAACTCTTTTGCCGACTTTGAGCAGTTTGAAGTCTCTCCTTAACCAGTTTAACTTTCTCATAAGCTTCTTCGATCCATGGGATAGCTGTCGGATCTAAAACTTTcttctctcctacttcatcccaatgaataGGGGATCGACACCTTCTACCATAAAGCGCCTCATACggtgccatttggattgaaGCCTGATAACTgttattataagcaaactctGCCAACGTCATGTACTGGCTCCAACTCCCTCCGAAATCTAATATACAGGATCTTAACATGTCCTCTAGGGTTTGTATGGTcctctccgactgtccatctGTTTGTGGATGATACGCAGTGCTCAACTTCAACTTAGTTCCCAACGTTtcctgaaatttctgccaaaagcGGGAAACGAATCTAGGGTCTCGATCGGAGACTATACTTACAGGAATCCCATGCAATCTCATAATTtcttctgtgtacaacttggCTAATTTCTCTAAAGAGTAACTCATATTCACCGGTAAGAAATGTGCAGATTTAGTAAgcctatccactatcacccaaaccgCATCATGTCCCCTTTGACTTCTAGGTAATCCCgtcacaaaatccatggtaatatgctcccatttccactcagggatTTCTAAAGGTTGTAACAAACCAGAAGGCTTTTGATGTTCTGCCTTAACCTGCTGACATACTAGGCAAGTCTGTACAAATTTCGCCACATCCCTTTTTAAGCCATCCCACCAATAAAGCCCTTTCACatcttgatacatcttgttaACTCCAGGGTGAAtagtatacttggaccgatgtgACTCTTCTAGAATTTCTCTTTTCAAACTTTCTTCACTAGGTACTACTATTCGATCCCTAAATCTCAAAATGCCTTCAGGTCCTAGCTTAAAATCTAGGGTTTCCCCCTTTCTCACTTTCTCCAAATAACCTTGTACTACCGGATCCTTCCCTTGAGCCTCCTTAATTCTTTCTAACAAAGGGGATTTTAAGGATAGATTTCCAAATAAGATTTTCAACTTTTCTAAACGAGGATTCCAACCACTCGCTTCTTCTAACATATCCCATTCTCTCACCATTAGACCCGCTACTTGAGTCCTTCTACTTAGTGCATCTGCAACCACATTTGCTTTCCCAGGGTGATAATTGATTGAACAATCATAATCCTCAAGAAATTCTACCCAACGCCTCTGTCGCAAGTTCAACTCCTTTTGTgaaaacaagtacttaaggctcttatggTCGGTGAATACCTCAAATGTCACCCCATAcaagtaatgtctccacttcttCAAAGCAAAAATAACAGCGGCTAACTCTagatcatgggtcggataattcaTCTCatggggtttcaatttcctagaagcATAGGCCACAACTTTTcccttttgcattaaaacacagcCTAACCCTTCTTTAGAAGCATCGGAATATACTACATACCCATCAACTCCCTCAGGTAGGGCTAACACTGGAGCCGTAGTCAATCGCCTCTTCAATTCTTGAAAGCTCGCTTCACATTTAGGGCTCCAAATGAACTTATGGTTTTTCTTAGTTAACTCCGTCATTGGCCCAGCAATTTTTGAGAAATCTTTTATAAAACGACGGTAATATCCTGCCAATCCCAAGAAACTTCTAATTTCAGTTGGATTCTCTGGTTGTTTCCACAAAGTAACTGCCTCCACTTTAGTTGGATCCACTGCAATTCCATTCTTAGAAATTCTATGACCcagaaaagaaatttcgtccagccaaaattcacacttactgaacTTAGCGTAAAGCTTGTGTTCCCTCAACACTTGTAAAACTATCTCCAAGTGCTTGGCGTGATCGTCTCGGGTCTTAGAATATACTAGAATATCATCTATGAATACCACCACAATTTGGTCCAGATATTTCTTAAAGATTCTCTGCATTAGATCCATGAAAGCAGCTggggcattggttaacccaaaaggcattaccgcaaactcaaagtgcccatatctagaattaaaagcagtcttaggtatgtcttcCTTTttaatcctcaattgatagtacccTTGTCTCAAATCTAACTTAGAGTACACCACCGATCCTTGCAATTGATCAAATAATCCATCAATCAAGGGCaaagggtacttattcttaatagtcACCTCATTCAAACCTCGATAGTCAATGCACAATctcaaactcccgtcctttttctttacaaacaaaactggagctccccacggtGAGTCACTTTCCTTAATAAAACCTCTTTCTAGTAGGTCCTGCAACTGGAGCTTTAGTTCTTTCAACTCCGCAGGAGCCATTCTATAAGGAGTCTTCGAAATTGGGGCTACTCCTGGAACCAAgtcaatcttaaactctatctcCCTTTCAGGTGGCAAAGATGTTAATTCTTCCGGGAAGACATCGGGAAAATCTCGCACGATTGGCACATCTTCTAATTTCACTTGGTCATTAGGGGCGTTAATTAAGAAAGCTAAGAAACCCTGAGCTCCCTTGTGAAGcattttcctagctcgaatCCCTGAAATCAAAGCAGACGAAGCTAatctaccccttatatctaacttGAGAGTTGCCTCACCTGGGATGCAAAATTCCACCACTTTAGATCTACAATCTAGCTTAGCATGGTGGGAAGACAAAAAGTCCATTCCTATaatcacatcataccctttAAGGTCCAAACTCACCAAGTCAACTAGCATTTTTCGCTCCCCAACCCAAAATTCACACTCCTTATACACTAAACTAGTGAGCATGCTCTTATTACCCGTAGGAGTCCTAACTTCCAAATCATAGGGTAATCGTACAGGTTTTACATCAATTCCACACATAAAAGCAGgattaacaaacgaatgagtcgcaccgggatcaattaaaaccttagctaaTCGATGAAAGATTGGAAGTGTACCTTCGACTACCTCCGAAGGGTCAGGTGTAGGTTGACTATCTAGGGCATAAACCCTGGCCGGGACCTTTGGCCGACTCCCTCCAGAAGCAGTTTGTCTAGAACTTGTGGCACCTCCTTGGCTTCCCCCATTCTCGGAAATCCTAGGACAATTGGCAATTTGGTGCTCAGCACTTCCACACTTGAGGCACTTGCCATCCTTTCTCCAGCACTCATTTGCAGTATGATTGGCTTTTCCACAGTAACCACAGGTTATCTGAGGGGTTGACACTTGTACACCTTGTGGAGCACTCCTAGGGGGCCCCCTTCCACTTTGACCTCCTCTCACTCCAGATCCTCTCGCCCCAGGGCCTCTAGCTCCAGCACCCCTTGCTAAAGCACCTCTCGATGCACTAGGGTTATTCACTACCCCAGTTCCTCTACCCATCTTAGGCGGTGGGGCACTTGTAGAAATTGGGTCCCTGCTACCACTAGGGGCATTCCTTTTCCTAGCAAAGAATGACCTAGATTGGGCTCTAGCCGTCTCAAACCTCTGAGCTTTCTCTACGGCATCACTATACGTGTTAATTTGAGCAGTGGCTAGtccctcttgaatctccacattgagctcttgcacaaatCTTCTAATGCGTCTCTGCTCAGTGGCTATCAGGTCAGGGGCATATCGGGCTAATTTAGTAAAGTTGGTTTCATACTCTGCTACACTCATGGCCCCTTGTTTGCACTTAATAAAGtcatcctcccttttctcttggactagaggtggaagaaatttggcATTAAACTCACGGGTGAAGTTTGCCCAAGTACTAGGGGTACGGTCTCTATCCCACTTATCCTTAATTAGATTCCACCAAGACCGTGCAgctccttcaaattgaaatgaCGCAAAAGTCACTTTCCGCGTCTCAGTGTAATCCAATGTGGCAAAAATATCAGATATTCTCTCCCACCATCCCTCAGCTATTTCAGGCTCTGGCCCACCTTGAAACTTAGGCGGCCCAAACTTTAGGAACCTCTCCAAAGCCCTATCTTCAGCATCTAACTGCCCACCAGGTTGTTGATGCACTGGTCCAGGACCTTGACGGTCTGTCAAACGTTCTAGCACTTCGGTTATCCTATTAATAGCGGTGGCCATTTGATCTCCGCCCCTGCCCTCGGGTCCCCGATTTTGGTTCACTTCCGACGCTCTATCGCCCCCTTGATCACGAAGGGGTTCAGCCCGTCTCCCTCGACCTCGACCTCGACTTCGGCGTTGACCTCTACCACGGGGATCCATACCTAGTTATGCCTAATGCAAAACAAGAAGTAAGTATACAAAAATTTACGCAAAGTTTAAAGAGCAACGCAggaaaattgcataaaattgAGGAACAAAGCAGAAAATTATGCCAAATGAAGATCAACTTGAGGGCGATAAAAATAACCACAACTAACACATATATTAACATTCGAAATTCCTACAATTAGCATTTCGTTGggattttacaaaaatatagcacaaagGTGCTACAAGGTGCAACCAGTCATTCATAATCAAAAGAAGTGCAATCACCACAAAAGCAAGCCATACAGTtacaaaaatacaatggccCAAGAGTTAGCACCATCCCAACCAATGTTTACAAATTACAAGTCAAAAGAGAGTCTAACTAAGCCTAGTCCTCAGCGGGACCATCAGATGGATTCCCCTCATCAGGATCCTCTTCTGGatcctcctctggatcctcctccggatcctcctccgggtcctcctccggatcctcctcagcACTAGGAGCTACCTCTGAGGCCTCGTCCATCACCTCATCCACCAGCATGGTAGCATCCGCTAGTATCCCAAAAGCTCGCTCACGAACCATGTCTCTCATCCTAGCCACGCTATCCCTTGCTCTCTGCAGCTCCTCACGGTCTGCCTCAGCCCTAGCTCTCTCCTCTAACACCCTTCCAGTCAGCTCTGTTACCCTATTCTGCAGATGAGTCACCATGGCACCTAACTCATCCACGTCCTGAATCAGGGCCAGATTGGAATTCACCAACTGGCGACGCTCATCGTCTATAGCCAGAACCAAGGTGTTGGGGTAAGAAAAGGTCAACCTACAGTCACACCTAGGAACCCTGGTGTCGGGCGAGTACTGACCACGAGCTCCACCACCCTGAACTTGGTAAAATATAGGCCTAAGAGGTGGCGCGTGACCATTCACGTGCCCGTTACCATTAGCAGCATGTCCGTTTCCATTAGGGTtctccatacctacaaaacagcCAAAACTTTCAAAGTTAAACCTTAGCACCATTAACTTGATCAATTATCACTTAAAATATATCTAAGTATCTCATTCCTTTTTCTAGGAATAAAATACCTAACAATTCTCCCAAATACGTTCTAACCtaaggctctgataccacctgtgacagttctcagggtcacatcacggggtacctatcagcttgccacccgcacgcgggcatcccctacggagagtttcgcttcgtgactcttcacgaacgagaggctcggggctttttcagacgaaggacttaaagtcccaactgtcggcatatggctctgataccacctgtggcggccccacttccccctaaggcgaaccaaagggttggcgggtcgcctgcctagctctcgccaggactcactcactctaGCAACTAATATCACCAAACATAAATTGAAAATAAAACCTTACTCCTCGAGCAAGTTAAGTACTTAAATAAATCATACAATTCAACTTATACAACCCGAAAATACAATTCCAAGTACCAACGAAAACATCGAGTTTAAAATacttaatttacaatttaaagtTCCTAATCCAGGGCACAGAAGCACCACAGGATTCACATTTTCCCAAAGGCAcaagaaaatcatccaaaagatatTAAAGTATCTCCCAAGTGCAATTACAAAAGTGGGCATTCAAAATATCACATTTCTTTTCTAGTTCTTCAAAACTTCATGCATttcagaacctgtcaaggaaatcAAATTGGAAGGGATGAGCCAACAGCTCAGTGGTGCCTCGTAACATGCAATTCACATAGGgcaatttaacaagtacaaatggaCAAGCAAGCAATTAACAATTTAGGAAAACGAAATAACATGacaagaaaaggatacggggctctcaggagccaaagtcCTTGCGCTCGATCAGGTAAtttatagtagttgacactccgtcaactttcactacctaaTCTCCATGTAGACATTTTCCCTAATCTACACGTCTCCTAGCAACGACTTCCCCCTTATTTTCGGGCCCGACTCCAGCACGAATTTTCCAAGCACTTTTACCAAGACGgcagagaggtacctcccactctaaTAGAGCGTGGTACGTACATCcgtttggtttatttagtcgACGAGACCACGCTCCAATCGACCTTGTAACACTCGTACTTGTGGCATTTCACGCAATCACATAGCATATAATATTTCATGATATCTCTAGCAAGTACTTTTAACAAGTAGTTCAACTAGCAGTTAAACACAATTCACGCAAGAGACACTTACCTTAAGTGAAGTGTctagaattccaaactttgacCGAGATTGTGCCCTTCACCAACTCCTAAAAACATACAAATAATTCACGTAAATTTCTACTTTTGAGTTGGCGAGTTTACTCAAGCCTTCTAGCATttaatttcactcaaaaatCCCAAACTAGTATTAATCGTTTTTCTCAAAGTGAAATCCACAAATAGGTTTCTTTAAAACCCAAAAACTTGCTAAATtcgtcaaatattccaacatccGAGTTATAGAATCACATAAGCCATTTAACACCAATTTTGTGTCACAAGTTGAGAAAAATCACATTTTAACAATTTAGAGGAAATTTCCCCTCAAATTTTTCCCAAACATATCTTGGGAAATTCCTTTAAGAGGCAATCATATAAACCAAGTAAAACTAGTCATTAGAATTTCTATAAAATAGAAACTCCTTAAGTTTGCCAAATTCCATGACCAACTTAGTCCAATGATTTTCATGAAGGTAAAaacttgagtttttagaaaaatttccagatttgacaaattcctcaaaatagggcatttggtctAATAAAATTCAAGGTTATCAACTCAAAGTAGACCTAGTAACATCGGTTAATGCTAGAAAACATTTTCGGGGCAACTTTGGTCCACATTTAATCAAAATGAAATCCAAACGTCAAAATCATttctaatttcaaacaaaatttctgttttggtagCCTCGTGAAGAATAACATTTTGGCCCACTTTTGAACGTAAACTTTACTAGATTTTGTCCCCAAATGGAGCTATACACACCCCTTAACTAAACACAAGTCAAATTGGGTTCATGTTAACGTGAAAATCATTCAACATGTCTCAtgcaaagctggaaaaattttcAAGTGCATTTGGTACAAGCAGTCCATTTTGtcttcaatttgtccaaaatttttcaactaCTCAAAGGCTACATTTTTACCCAAACAATACTTCACATATAGGTTAACATGTTTACAGCTCAAATGGTTCAAAAACTTGTCAAAACCAAACCCCAAATTCgcccaaaaatctggaaatttccagaatttttcgGACAACTCAAGGgcatttttctctttgatttttcaatgaaatttcctATTGTACCAAAGCTGCATTTTCACCAAAACTACTCTACACATATAGGTGAACATATACATGATTTAAATGGCTCAATAACTTCACAAAATCCAGCTCAAAATTTCgggtaaaaatggaagaaaaacaGGCCTGCTGGTTCGGTTGCAGAGcagaatttttctcttctttttgatCAACCATTTCCAACTTATAATTCATACTTTAAGTCCCTAACAATCACCACTAACTAGTCTAGCCCCCAAACAAACAATCCAGTTCATTACCTAAGCGAAATTTGCAAAacaccaacaagtacaaatctggaaaattttcctttctctCGGCAGCACCCCAGCTTCATTCTAAAA
Protein-coding sequences here:
- the LOC113735882 gene encoding uncharacterized protein, whose amino-acid sequence is MENPNGNGHAANGNGHVNGHAPPLRPIFYQVQGGGARGQYSPDTRVPRCDCRLTFSYPNTLVLAIDDERRQLVNSNLALIQDVDELGAMVTHLQNRVTELTGRVLEERARAEADREELQRARDSVARMRDMVRERAFGILADATMLVDEVMDEASEVAPSMDPRGRGQRRSRGRGRGRRAEPLRDQGGDRASEVNQNRGPEGRGGDQMATAINRITEVLERLTDRQGPGPVHQQPGGQLDAEDRALERFLKFGPPKFQGGPEPEIAEGWWERISDIFATLDYTETRKVTFASFQFEGAARSWWNLIKDKWDRDRTPSTWANFTREFNAKFLPPLVQEKREDDFIKCKQGAMSVAEYETNFTKLARYAPDLIATEQRRIRRFVQELNVEIQEGLATAQINTYSDAVEKAQRFETARAQSRSFFARKRNAPSGSRDPISTSAPPPKMGRGTGVVNNPSASRGALARGAGARGPGARGSGVRGGQSGRGPPRSAPQGVQVSTPQITCGYCGKANHTANECWRKDGKCLKCGSAEHQIANCPRISENGGSQGGATSSRQTASGGSRPKVPARVYALDSQPTPDPSEVVEGTLPIFHRLAKVLIDPGATHSFVNPAFMCGIDVKPVRLPYDLEVRTPTGNKSMLTSLVYKECEFWVGERKMLVDLVSLDLKGYDVIIGMDFLSSHHAKLDCRSKVVEFCIPGEATLKLDIRGRLASSALISGIRARKMLHKGAQGFLAFLINAPNDQVKLEDVPIVRDFPDVFPEELTSLPPEREIEFKIDLVPGVAPISKTPYRMAPAELKELKLQLQDLLERGFIKESDSPWGAPVLFRIFKKYLDQIVVVFIDDILVYSKTRDDHAKHLEIVLQVLREHKLYAKFSKCEFWLDEISFLGHRISKNGIAVDPTKVEAVTLWKQPENPTEIRSFLGLAGYYRRFIKDFSKIAGPMTELTKKNHKFIWSPKCEASFQELKRRLTTAPVLALPEGVDGYVVYSDASKEGLGCVLMQKGKVVAYASRKLKPHEMNYPTHDLELAAVIFALKKWRHYLYGVTFEVFTDHKSLKYLFSQKELNLRQRRWVEFLEDYDCSINYHPGKANVVADALSRRTQVAGLMVREWDMLEEASGWNPRLEKLKILFGNLSLKSPLLERIKEAQGKDPVVQGYLEKVRKGETLDFKLGPEGILRFRDRIVVPSEESLKREILEESHRSKYTIHPGVNKMYQDVKGLYWWDGLKRDVAKFVQTCLVCQQVKAEHQKPSGLLQPLEIPEWKWEHITMDFVTGLPRSQRGHDAVWVIVDRLTKSAHFLPVNMSYSLEKLAKLYTEEIMRLHGIPVSIVSDRDPRFVSRFWQKFQETLGTKLKLSTAYHPQTDGQSERTIQTLEDMLRSCILDFGGSWSQYMTLAEFAYNNSYQASIQMAPYEALYGRRCRSPIHWDEVGEKKVLDPTAIPWIEEAYEKVKLVKERLQTAQSRQKSYADHRRKDLEFEVGDKVFLRVKPMKGGVISKKGKKLKPRYIGPFEVLKRVGKVAYQLDLPSSMSRIHNVFHVSMLKKYHPDPSHVILLDDVEVDESLTYEKRPVKILDREIKELRNKKIALIKILWRNHDVEEATWEVEKDMKDQYPELFA